One Drosophila virilis strain 15010-1051.87 chromosome 5, Dvir_AGI_RSII-ME, whole genome shotgun sequence DNA window includes the following coding sequences:
- the nompA gene encoding uncharacterized protein nompA isoform X4: MELRLILMAALASLSLGQSYAQTTCKNGLGRVLYERLPNQQLQGYDDDVVRDTAPPFRVLEKCQDLCLRDRTGTNNLVRTCTSFDFQPGSRITSFGGTSEYEESLCYLTSEQAGPEGIGSLMLVPNSVHFNEICLTSSRPERECPSRRYVFERHPRKKLKLPISDIKEITAANRSDCEDKCLNEFSFVCRSANFDSTMRSCTLSRFTRRTHPELMEDDPNSDYLENTCLNAERRCDGLAVFVKEENKRLGGPFEVDIFNNMTLEECQTMCLRAEKYFCRSVEFDDQSKQCILSEEDSISQKDDISISSSPTHHFYDLVCLDNQRATDYPDNSVTSHLFSSGRRPDTAFQRYRNSRLGGEFHSEITGRSLSECLDECLRQTSFQCRSAVYSDRFRTCRLSRYNQKDGMRIIYDADYDYYENLMLNVVGGGSGAGGGGGGADGDAGHGGHGGNEVKRPGDQSGSNWRQPNKHDDRYGPGSAVGGIGGSGSHGAGGAGSNRLPPGEGIDYGRPYDRYPDFAANEYADRYPYGDRDRDRDRDRERYPPDRYGGSRYPGSDGLGLGMGYGRPYERYPDDYDRYPVGGSGDRDRDRDRDRDRDRDRYPERYPPDRYGDRRYPERERDRDRDRLPYRPLPYPAINDNTLPSDLPHTRPFPPDDDAPYRPYGYGGGGRYGENRYDSRYPARYPPGRDPVGGYTGRDAPDSIFPDRRYRPSSMDSSRYPYAPDSRGPPGRYDDIVHSARRPEPDSAKRYPPAPLAPTGSASKYASTPNRFPVGSDRYPLDIYKYGNRLGPSDLGRRPECDPL; this comes from the exons ATGGAACTGCGCTTAATATTGATGGCCGCGCTGGCCAGTCTCAGCCTTGGCCAGAGCTACG CTCAAACCACCTGCAAGAATGGACTAGGCCGCGTGCTATACGAGCGCCTGCCCAACCAGCAGCTGCAGGGCTACGACGACGATGTGGTGCGGGACACGGCGCCGCCGTTCCGCGTGCTGGAGAAGTGCCAGGATCTGTGCCTGCGGGATCGCACCGGCACCAACAATCTGGTGCGCACTTGCACCAGCTTTGACTTTCAGCCGGGCAGCCGCATCACCTCATTTGGCGGCACCTCCGAGTACGAGGAGTCGCTCTGCTATCTCACCTCCGAACAGGCCGGGCCCGAGGGCATCGGCAGCCTGATGCTGGTGCCCAATAGCGTCCACTTTAACGAGATCTGTCTGACAT CCAGCCGCCCCGAGCGTGAGTGTCCCAGTCGACGTTATGTGTTTGAGCGGCATCCGCGCAAGAAACTCAAGCTGCCCATCAGCGACATCAAGGAG ATAACGGCCGCCAATCGCTCGGACTGCGAGGACAAGTGCCTGAATGAGTTCTCATTTGTGTGTCGCTCGGCAAACTTTGATTCCACGATGCGCTCCTGTACGCTGAGCAGATTCACGCGACGCACGCATCCGGAACTGATGGAGGATGATCCCAATTCGGACTATCTGGAGAATACGTGCTTAAATG CTGAACGTCGCTGCGATGGCCTGGCCGTATTTGTCAAGGAGGAGAACAAGCGCCTGGGCGGTCCCTTTGAGGTGGACATATTCAACAATATGACGCTGGAGGAGTGCCAGACCATGTGCCTGCGCGCCGAGAA ATACTTTTGCCGTTCGGTGGAGTTTGATGATCAAAGCAAACAGTGCATCTTGTCCGAGGAGGATTCCATTTCTCAGAAGGATGACATCAGCATCAGCTCCAGCCCCACACATCATTTTTATGATCTTGTGTGCCTCGATAATC AACGAGCCACCGATTATCCAGATAACTCGGTTACCTCGCACCTCTTCTCGAGCGGCCGTCGGCCAGATACAGCATTCCAGCGTTACCGCAACTCGCGACTGGGCGGCGAGTTTCACTCAGAGATCACCGGCCGTTCGCTCAGCGAGTGCCTGGACGAGTGCCTGCGCCAGACCAGCTTCCAGTGCAG GTCTGCGGTTTATAGCGATCGTTTTCGTACTTGTCGCCTCAGTCGGTACAATCAAAAGGATGGCATGCGCATTATATACGATGCTGATTATGATTACTATGAGAATCTAATGT TAAACGTTGTGGGCGGAGGCAGCGGCGCTggcggaggcggcggcggcgccgaTGGCGATGCTGGCCACGGTGGCCACGGTGGCAACGAGGTTAAGCGACCCGGCGATCAATCTGGCAGCAACTGGAGACAGCCTAACAAGCATGACGATCGCTACGGACCGGGGTCAGCCGTTGGTGGCATTGGAGGATCAGGCTCTcatggtgctggtggtgccgGCAGCAACAGGCTGCCACCTGGCGAGGGCATCGATTATGGCAGGCCATACGATCGCTATCCCGACTTTGCAGCCAATGAATATG CAGATCGTTATCCCTACGGCGATCGGGACCGTGATCGCGATCGCGATCGGGAGCGATACCCGCCCGATCGTTATGGTGGCTCTCGTTATCCGGGCAGCGATGGCCTGGGCTTGGGCATGGGCTATGGTCGACCCTACGAGCGGTATCCAGATGATTATG ATCGCTACCCAGTGGGCGGCAGCGGCGACCGAGATCGGGATCGCGATCGTGATCGCGATCGGGATCGTGATCGCTACCCGGAACGCTATCCGCCCGATCGTTATGGAGACAGACGCTATCCGGAGCGGGAGCGGGATCGAGATCGTGACCGGCTACCTTATCGCCCACTACCTTATCCGGCCATTAATGATAACACACTGCCCAGCGATCTGCCCCATACGAGACCCTTTCCCCCCGACGACGATGCGCCCTACAGGCCCTACGGCTATGGTGGAGGCGGCCGATATGGCGAGAATCGTTATGACAGCCGCTACCCAGCACGCTATCCGCCAGGTCGTGATCCTGTGGGCGGCTATACGGGCCGTGATGCGCCCGACAGCATATTTCCGGACAGACGATACCGACCCTCGTCCATGGACTCGTCACGCTATCCCTATGCGCCCGACTCGCGCGGGCCACCCGGACGCTATGATGATATTGTGCACAGTGCCAGACGTCCGGAACCGGATTCCGCCAAACGCTATCCGCCCGCTCCCCTGGCGCCCACGGGCAGCGCCAGCAAGTATGCCTCGACCCCGAATCGCTTTCCGGTGGGTAGCGATCGCTATCCCCTAGACATCTACAAGTACGGTAATCGCCTCGGACCCAGTGATCTGGGCAGACGCCCTG AATGTGACCCACTTTAA
- the nompA gene encoding uncharacterized protein nompA isoform X1, which produces MELRLILMAALASLSLGQSYAQTTCKNGLGRVLYERLPNQQLQGYDDDVVRDTAPPFRVLEKCQDLCLRDRTGTNNLVRTCTSFDFQPGSRITSFGGTSEYEESLCYLTSEQAGPEGIGSLMLVPNSVHFNEICLTSSRPERECPSRRYVFERHPRKKLKLPISDIKEITAANRSDCEDKCLNEFSFVCRSANFDSTMRSCTLSRFTRRTHPELMEDDPNSDYLENTCLNAERRCDGLAVFVKEENKRLGGPFEVDIFNNMTLEECQTMCLRAEKYFCRSVEFDDQSKQCILSEEDSISQKDDISISSSPTHHFYDLVCLDNQRATDYPDNSVTSHLFSSGRRPDTAFQRYRNSRLGGEFHSEITGRSLSECLDECLRQTSFQCRSAVYSDRFRTCRLSRYNQKDGMRIIYDADYDYYENLMLNVVGGGSGAGGGGGGADGDAGHGGHGGNEVKRPGDQSGSNWRQPNKHDDRYGPGSAVGGIGGSGSHGAGGAGSNRLPPGEGIDYGRPYDRYPDFAANEYADRYPYGDRDRDRDRDRERYPPDRYGGSRYPGSDGLGLGMGYGRPYERYPDDYDRYPVGGSGDRDRDRDRDRDRDRDRYPERYPPDRYGDRRYPERERDRDRDRLPYRPLPYPAINDNTLPSDLPHTRPFPPDDDAPYRPYGYGGGGRYGENRYDSRYPARYPPGRDPVGGYTGRDAPDSIFPDRRYRPSSMDSSRYPYAPDSRGPPGRYDDIVHSARRPEPDSAKRYPPAPLAPTGSASKYASTPNRFPVGSDRYPLDIYKYGNRLGPSDLGRRPGLERPPPYYDYDYEERYGDRFAPGPYDREYDGPPARRPPPGGSYGRYDTPFNRPYGGNSLDDRPIPLPGLGLSHPPTPYAGGGGSHVGVAVGAGPPRPPITRCEESDNFKQIAARHKMRRHFVRRALIVPSLIQCERECIESRDFVCRSFNYRDTASSYDDRDRERERERESPNCELSDRDSRELDIHDPGSFDASNYDFYERSIGRSDGECMDVTQTCNEEGMEFTIRTPEGFLGRIYTYGFYDRCFFRGNGGTVNVLRISGPQGYPDCGTQRYGDTLTNIVVVQFSDNVQTSRDKRYNLTCIFRGPGEAVVSSGYIGAGSGSPIPIEYLPAENTLSSKVRLSILYQGRPTTTIAVGDPLTFRLEAQDGYNHVTDIFATNVVARDPYSGRSIQLIDRFGCPVDPYVFPELDKLRDGDTLEARFNAFKIPESNFLVFEATVRSCREGCQPAYCPGPAGRQEPSFGRRRRSLNITELPEPQALESVDELDTQEITVVNSTTVSATMGGEQFNATQEGEKPKENEEPEQVREMIEVFETREEIEKESYPRKLVAPVETVCMTPAEYHGLITAIILLMILLFSITLVAGLGYRRYWKSISKNRLVDRNSPIHSLGHSHSSIRTHERFSEIGHMPNAAGGGVGGAGVVGGGVGAGSNRSTSNRASNAFRTNMSMFGGSLHKTFATGNLARMCQLPVINPIRTAGNTSHQFEDPSEPIYTDPSLFERSRSLRSLTMVAESEDNQEV; this is translated from the exons ATGGAACTGCGCTTAATATTGATGGCCGCGCTGGCCAGTCTCAGCCTTGGCCAGAGCTACG CTCAAACCACCTGCAAGAATGGACTAGGCCGCGTGCTATACGAGCGCCTGCCCAACCAGCAGCTGCAGGGCTACGACGACGATGTGGTGCGGGACACGGCGCCGCCGTTCCGCGTGCTGGAGAAGTGCCAGGATCTGTGCCTGCGGGATCGCACCGGCACCAACAATCTGGTGCGCACTTGCACCAGCTTTGACTTTCAGCCGGGCAGCCGCATCACCTCATTTGGCGGCACCTCCGAGTACGAGGAGTCGCTCTGCTATCTCACCTCCGAACAGGCCGGGCCCGAGGGCATCGGCAGCCTGATGCTGGTGCCCAATAGCGTCCACTTTAACGAGATCTGTCTGACAT CCAGCCGCCCCGAGCGTGAGTGTCCCAGTCGACGTTATGTGTTTGAGCGGCATCCGCGCAAGAAACTCAAGCTGCCCATCAGCGACATCAAGGAG ATAACGGCCGCCAATCGCTCGGACTGCGAGGACAAGTGCCTGAATGAGTTCTCATTTGTGTGTCGCTCGGCAAACTTTGATTCCACGATGCGCTCCTGTACGCTGAGCAGATTCACGCGACGCACGCATCCGGAACTGATGGAGGATGATCCCAATTCGGACTATCTGGAGAATACGTGCTTAAATG CTGAACGTCGCTGCGATGGCCTGGCCGTATTTGTCAAGGAGGAGAACAAGCGCCTGGGCGGTCCCTTTGAGGTGGACATATTCAACAATATGACGCTGGAGGAGTGCCAGACCATGTGCCTGCGCGCCGAGAA ATACTTTTGCCGTTCGGTGGAGTTTGATGATCAAAGCAAACAGTGCATCTTGTCCGAGGAGGATTCCATTTCTCAGAAGGATGACATCAGCATCAGCTCCAGCCCCACACATCATTTTTATGATCTTGTGTGCCTCGATAATC AACGAGCCACCGATTATCCAGATAACTCGGTTACCTCGCACCTCTTCTCGAGCGGCCGTCGGCCAGATACAGCATTCCAGCGTTACCGCAACTCGCGACTGGGCGGCGAGTTTCACTCAGAGATCACCGGCCGTTCGCTCAGCGAGTGCCTGGACGAGTGCCTGCGCCAGACCAGCTTCCAGTGCAG GTCTGCGGTTTATAGCGATCGTTTTCGTACTTGTCGCCTCAGTCGGTACAATCAAAAGGATGGCATGCGCATTATATACGATGCTGATTATGATTACTATGAGAATCTAATGT TAAACGTTGTGGGCGGAGGCAGCGGCGCTggcggaggcggcggcggcgccgaTGGCGATGCTGGCCACGGTGGCCACGGTGGCAACGAGGTTAAGCGACCCGGCGATCAATCTGGCAGCAACTGGAGACAGCCTAACAAGCATGACGATCGCTACGGACCGGGGTCAGCCGTTGGTGGCATTGGAGGATCAGGCTCTcatggtgctggtggtgccgGCAGCAACAGGCTGCCACCTGGCGAGGGCATCGATTATGGCAGGCCATACGATCGCTATCCCGACTTTGCAGCCAATGAATATG CAGATCGTTATCCCTACGGCGATCGGGACCGTGATCGCGATCGCGATCGGGAGCGATACCCGCCCGATCGTTATGGTGGCTCTCGTTATCCGGGCAGCGATGGCCTGGGCTTGGGCATGGGCTATGGTCGACCCTACGAGCGGTATCCAGATGATTATG ATCGCTACCCAGTGGGCGGCAGCGGCGACCGAGATCGGGATCGCGATCGTGATCGCGATCGGGATCGTGATCGCTACCCGGAACGCTATCCGCCCGATCGTTATGGAGACAGACGCTATCCGGAGCGGGAGCGGGATCGAGATCGTGACCGGCTACCTTATCGCCCACTACCTTATCCGGCCATTAATGATAACACACTGCCCAGCGATCTGCCCCATACGAGACCCTTTCCCCCCGACGACGATGCGCCCTACAGGCCCTACGGCTATGGTGGAGGCGGCCGATATGGCGAGAATCGTTATGACAGCCGCTACCCAGCACGCTATCCGCCAGGTCGTGATCCTGTGGGCGGCTATACGGGCCGTGATGCGCCCGACAGCATATTTCCGGACAGACGATACCGACCCTCGTCCATGGACTCGTCACGCTATCCCTATGCGCCCGACTCGCGCGGGCCACCCGGACGCTATGATGATATTGTGCACAGTGCCAGACGTCCGGAACCGGATTCCGCCAAACGCTATCCGCCCGCTCCCCTGGCGCCCACGGGCAGCGCCAGCAAGTATGCCTCGACCCCGAATCGCTTTCCGGTGGGTAGCGATCGCTATCCCCTAGACATCTACAAGTACGGTAATCGCCTCGGACCCAGTGATCTGGGCAGACGCCCTG GTTTGGAACGCCCGCCGCCCTACTACGATTACGACTACGAGGAACGCTATGGCGATCGCTTTGCACCGGGACCCTATGATCGCGAGTACGATGGTCCGCCCGCCCGCCGCCCGCCCCCTGGTGGCTCTTATGGGCGCTACGACACGCCCTTTAATCGGCCATATGGTGGCAATAGTCTTGATGATCGTCCCATACCGCTGCCCGGGTTGGGCCTGTCACATCCGCCCACTCCATATGCTGGTGGTGGGGGATCacatgtgggcgtggctgttggTGCTGGTCCACCGCGTCCGCCGATTACGCGCTGCGAGGAAAGCGATAATTTCAAGCAGATTGCGGCCCGTCACAAAATGCGACGACATTTCGTGAGACGCGCTCTGATCGTGCCCAGCCTGATCCAGTGCGAACGGGAATGCATCGAGAGCCGCGACTTTGTCTGCCGCAGCTTCAACTACAG AGACACCGCCTCCAGCTATGACGATCGCGATCGGGAACGTGAACGTGAACGCGAGTCGCCCAACTGCGAGCTAAGCGACAGAGATTCGCGCGAGCTGGACATACACGATCCGGGCTCGTTTGACGCCTCCAACTATGACTTCTATGAACGCAGCATTGGACGCAGCGACGGCGAGTGCATGGATG TGACGCAGACGTGCAACGAGGAGGGCATGGAGTTCACCATACGGACGCCGGAGGGCTTTCTTGGACGCATCTACACGTACGGCTTCTACGATCGCTGCTTCTTCCGCGGCAACGGGGGCACCGTCAACGTGCTCAGAATCAGCGGACCCCAGGGCTATCCCGACTGCGGCACACAGCGC TACGGCGACACGCTGACTAATATTGTGGTCGTGCAGTTTTCGGACAATGTACAAACAAGTCGCGATAAGCGCTACAATCTCACCTGCATCTTTCGTGGCCCCGGCGAAGCGGTCGTCAGCTCTGGCTATATCGGCGCTGG CTCGGGCAGTCCCATACCCATCGAGTATTTGCCGGCCGAGAACACGCTCAGCTCCAAGGTGCGTCTGAGCATTCTGTATCAGGGCAGACCGACGACCACTATAGCCGTGGGGGATCCGTTGACATTCCGTTTAGAGGCGCAGGATGGCTACAATCATGTGACGGACATCTTTGCCACCAATGTGGTGGCCAGGGATCCCTACTCCGGCCGCAGTATACAGCTCATCGATCGCTTtgg CTGCCCGGTGGATCCGTATGTGTTCCCAGAGCTGGATAAGCTACGCGATGGCGACACACTGGAGGCACGCTTCAATGCCTTCAAGATACCCGAATCCAATTTCTTAGTGTTTGAGGCCACGGTGCGCTCCTGCCGCGAAGGCTGTCAGCCGGCCTATTGTCCCGGTCCCGCAGGGCGCCAGGAACCCTCCTTTGGACGCCGGCGACGCAGCTTGAACATAACCGAACTGCCCGAGCCTCAGGCGCTCGAGAGCGTTGACGAGCTGGACACTCAGGAGATCACGGTGGTCAACAGCACCACGGTCAGTGCAACGATGGGCGGAGAACAGTTCAATGCCACGCAAGAGGGCGAGAAGCCCAAGGAGAATGAGGAGCCCGAGCAAGTACGCGAAATGATCGAG GTGTTTGAGACGCGAGAGGAAATCGAAAAGGAATCGTATCCGCGCAAACTGGTCGCGCCCGTGGAAACTGTGTGCATGACGCCCGCCGAATATCACGGCCTAATAACGGCTATTATTCTGCTGATGATTCTGCTCTTTAGCATAACCTTGGTGGCAGGACTCGGCTACAG ACGCTACtggaaatcgatatcgaagaATCGTCTGGTGGATCGCAACTCGCCCATCCACTCGCTGGGCCACTCGCACTCCTCGATACGCACCCACGAGCGTTTCTCCGAGATCGGACACATGCCCAAtgcagcaggaggaggagtAGGAGGAGCAGGAGTAGTAGGAGGAGGAGTTGGTGCTGGCAGCAATCGGAGCACATCAAATCGCGCCTCGAACGCTTTTCGCACCAACATGTCCATGTTTGGCGGCTCATTACATAAGACTTTTGCCACAGG CAATCTGGCGCGCATGTGCCAGCTGCCGGTTATAAATCCCATACGCACGGCCGGCAACACGAGCCACCAGTTCGAGGATCCCAGCGAGCCTATCTACACCGATCCCTCGCTCTTTGAGCGCTCCAG ATCGCTGCGAAGTCTGACCATGGTCGCCGAGTCGGAAGATAATCAAGAGGTCTAA